A DNA window from Setaria viridis chromosome 2, Setaria_viridis_v4.0, whole genome shotgun sequence contains the following coding sequences:
- the LOC117842092 gene encoding uncharacterized protein has protein sequence MAIESKVHRWFRHTRPLQNFSPRASPSTACSKSATAPPQKCCRATGHLDNPLPPAAPPPATSRRCLLRRPCTRCLLRHPTNPPALHPLRCLLWRPSNPPTLHPLRCLLRRPSNSLCCLLRCAASCPPTWREEEMSWGRPRSPAWVAAAQAWAAPVVSQEVGVAASSGSKRSTTRSARLQELLLQIVARPLPNDILEWLQPESWNPMWSATR, from the exons gtggttccgccacacgcGCCCCCTCCAAAATTTCTCTCCGCGCGCGTCCCCGTCCACCGCCTGCTCCAAATCGGCCACCGCGCCCCCTCAAAAATGTTGCCGTGCCACTGGCCATCTGGATAACCCGCTGCCTCCCGCCGCACCTCCAcccgccacctcccgccgctgcctcctgcGCCGGCCCTGCACCCGCTGCCTCCTACGCCACCCCACCAACCCGCCGGCCCTCCACCCATTGCGCTGCCTCCTGTGGCGCCCCTCCAACCCGCCGACCCTCCACCCGCTGCGCtgcctcctgcgccgcccctccAACTCGCTGTGCTGCCTCCTGCGTTGTGCTGCGTCCTGTCCCCCAAcatggagggaggaggagatgagctGGGGCCGGCCCCGGTCCCCAGCGTGGGTGGCGGCAGCGCAGGCGTGGGCGGCGCCTGTCGTATCGCAGGAAGTCGGCGTGGCTGCCTCAAGCGGCTCCAAAAGGAGTACCACGCGCTCTGCAAG GTTGcaggagctgctgctgcagatCGTGGCTCGCCCGCTGCCCAACGACATATTGGAGTGGC TTCAGCCTGAGTCTTGGAATCCAATGTGGTCTGCAACAAG GTGA